In Natronococcus occultus SP4, the following proteins share a genomic window:
- a CDS encoding FAD-dependent oxidoreductase has protein sequence MSGKYDLVIVGGGISGASLLYTTATFTDIDSIALIEKEDEIAAINSDHTNNSQTLHFGDIETNYTLEKARDVKEGAELLAGYLENHDPDREMHDKRSKMVLGVGQEEVAELERRYEGDGFGDLFPKLRSIGREEIAELEPKVVEGRDDDTELRALQTPDGYVVDYGATTQSFVELAREEAGVDVYTGTKVKDITPTLDGYTIETTEGRFDCDASVVAAGSHSLQIAKELGYGENKVLLPVAGSFFLADDLLNGKVYTLQMKKLPFAAVHGDADVHDSSITRFGPTAKLVPTLERGRISTVTDFLDVFGLNAAAFLSYANILSDRILLPYVLRNLVYDVPNVGPKQFLPHVQKVVPSVELDDIERAKGYGGVRPQIVDTETKSLDMGEAKIVGDDVIFNITPSPGASTCLKNAMRDTHTLLEFLDGDYEFDEDAFREATIEHFPRPGDAETDVDADDEDAGAPLEPSPSADD, from the coding sequence ATGTCTGGCAAATACGACCTCGTTATCGTCGGCGGCGGCATCAGCGGCGCGTCGCTGCTGTACACGACGGCGACGTTCACCGATATCGACTCTATCGCACTGATCGAGAAAGAGGACGAGATCGCGGCGATCAACTCCGATCACACGAACAACTCCCAGACGCTGCACTTCGGGGACATCGAGACCAACTACACCCTCGAGAAGGCTCGAGATGTCAAGGAGGGCGCCGAGCTCCTCGCCGGCTACCTCGAGAACCACGACCCCGACCGGGAGATGCACGACAAGCGCAGCAAGATGGTACTCGGCGTGGGCCAAGAGGAAGTCGCGGAGCTCGAGCGTCGCTACGAGGGCGACGGCTTCGGCGACCTGTTCCCGAAGCTGCGCTCGATCGGCCGCGAGGAGATTGCCGAACTCGAGCCGAAAGTCGTCGAGGGCCGAGACGACGACACGGAGCTGCGCGCGCTCCAGACGCCCGACGGCTACGTCGTCGACTACGGCGCGACGACCCAGTCGTTCGTCGAACTCGCACGCGAAGAGGCTGGCGTCGACGTTTACACCGGGACGAAGGTCAAAGACATCACGCCGACGCTCGACGGCTACACGATCGAGACGACCGAGGGCCGGTTCGACTGTGACGCGTCCGTCGTCGCCGCCGGCTCCCACAGCCTCCAGATCGCAAAGGAGCTCGGTTACGGCGAGAACAAGGTTCTGCTCCCGGTCGCGGGGAGTTTCTTCCTCGCGGACGATCTGCTCAACGGGAAGGTCTACACCCTCCAGATGAAGAAGCTCCCCTTCGCTGCGGTCCACGGCGACGCCGACGTCCACGATTCCTCGATCACGCGGTTCGGGCCGACCGCGAAGCTCGTCCCGACCCTCGAGCGAGGACGTATCTCTACGGTCACGGACTTTCTCGACGTCTTCGGGCTCAACGCCGCGGCGTTTCTCAGCTACGCGAACATCCTCTCGGATCGGATCCTCCTGCCGTACGTGCTGCGGAACCTGGTCTACGACGTACCGAACGTCGGTCCGAAGCAGTTCCTGCCCCACGTCCAGAAGGTCGTTCCCAGCGTCGAACTCGACGACATCGAGCGCGCGAAGGGGTACGGCGGGGTCCGTCCCCAGATCGTCGACACCGAGACGAAATCCCTCGACATGGGCGAGGCCAAGATCGTCGGCGACGACGTCATCTTCAACATCACCCCCTCGCCGGGCGCCTCGACCTGTCTGAAAAACGCGATGCGGGACACCCACACCCTGCTCGAGTTCCTCGACGGCGACTACGAGTTCGACGAGGACGCCTTCCGCGAAGCGACCATCGAGCACTTCCCGCGTCCGGGTGACGCCGAGACGGACGTCGACGCCGACGACGAGGACGCCGGCGCACCCCTCGAGCCCTCGCCGAGCGCGGACGACTGA
- the thyA gene encoding thymidylate synthase, translating into MRQYLDLVDAVLSGGTHKPNRTGVDTISSFSEHYEVDLREGFPLLTTKKMDGYRWNSMLHEVAWYLSGQEHIRELREETKIWDAWADEDGHLDTAYGRFWRRYPVPDEDAQLGSESWPDEHHRWVTEEDDGRRTFDQLQYVVDTLSDAPNSRRLVVNAWHPANAAVSTLPPCHYSFVFNVQGDRLNCHLTQRSGDVALGVPFNIAAYALLTKIVAEQTGFEPGTFAHTVVDAHVYCGRGERGKWYADNLADLQSRLADVEKREEYLAVKEWLESEAPAEADGDERLDHVPGLLEQCSREPLERPTLEIGDASIDDFSVADLELREYDSHEGLRFAVAE; encoded by the coding sequence ATGCGACAGTACCTCGATCTCGTCGACGCGGTGCTCTCGGGAGGCACCCACAAACCCAACCGGACCGGGGTCGACACGATCTCGTCGTTCAGCGAACACTACGAGGTCGACCTCCGGGAGGGGTTCCCGCTGTTGACGACAAAAAAGATGGACGGCTACCGCTGGAACTCGATGCTCCACGAGGTCGCCTGGTATCTCTCGGGGCAGGAACACATCCGAGAGCTGCGCGAGGAGACCAAGATCTGGGACGCCTGGGCCGACGAGGACGGCCACCTCGACACCGCCTACGGACGGTTCTGGCGTCGGTATCCGGTTCCCGACGAGGACGCACAGCTCGGGAGCGAGAGCTGGCCCGACGAGCACCACCGCTGGGTCACCGAGGAAGACGACGGCCGCCGGACCTTCGACCAGCTCCAGTACGTCGTCGACACGCTCTCGGATGCGCCGAACTCCCGACGGCTTGTGGTCAACGCCTGGCACCCCGCGAACGCGGCCGTCTCGACGCTGCCGCCCTGCCATTATTCGTTCGTCTTCAACGTTCAGGGCGACCGACTGAACTGCCACCTGACCCAGCGCTCGGGCGACGTCGCGCTCGGGGTGCCGTTCAACATCGCGGCCTACGCGCTCCTGACGAAGATCGTCGCCGAACAGACCGGGTTCGAGCCCGGAACCTTCGCCCACACCGTCGTCGACGCCCACGTCTACTGCGGGCGCGGCGAGCGGGGCAAGTGGTACGCCGACAACCTCGCGGACCTGCAGTCCCGGCTCGCCGACGTCGAAAAGCGCGAGGAGTACCTCGCGGTCAAGGAGTGGCTCGAGAGCGAAGCGCCGGCCGAGGCCGACGGCGATGAGCGCCTCGATCACGTCCCCGGTTTGCTCGAGCAGTGTTCCCGGGAGCCCCTCGAACGGCCGACCCTCGAGATCGGCGACGCCTCGATCGACGACTTCTCGGTGGCGGACCTCGAGCTTCGGGAGTACGACTCCCACGAGGGACTCCGGTTCGCGGTGGCCGAATGA
- a CDS encoding dihydrofolate reductase, whose amino-acid sequence MTGTDPALETELELAGIVAVADNGVIGRDGEMPWHIPADLQHFKEATMDHPVIMGRVTYEGILEALGEPLPGRTTVVLTSRALETPEDVVLARDLEDALETAERAAEERHDGGDTAFVAGGATVYEQFLPVLDRLIVTEIHDAPDGDTEFPDWDRDDWTEVERDERDGFAFVEYVREE is encoded by the coding sequence ATGACGGGGACCGACCCTGCGCTCGAGACCGAGCTCGAACTCGCCGGGATCGTCGCCGTCGCCGACAACGGCGTCATCGGGCGGGACGGCGAGATGCCCTGGCACATCCCGGCGGATCTGCAACACTTCAAGGAGGCGACGATGGACCACCCCGTGATCATGGGACGGGTGACCTACGAGGGGATCCTCGAGGCACTGGGCGAGCCGCTGCCGGGGCGGACGACGGTCGTCCTCACGAGCCGGGCGCTCGAGACGCCCGAGGACGTCGTCCTCGCCCGCGACCTCGAAGATGCCCTCGAGACGGCCGAGCGCGCGGCCGAGGAGCGCCACGACGGCGGCGACACCGCCTTCGTCGCGGGTGGGGCGACCGTTTACGAACAGTTCCTGCCCGTTCTCGATCGGCTGATCGTCACCGAGATCCACGACGCTCCCGACGGCGACACCGAGTTCCCCGACTGGGACCGCGACGATTGGACCGAGGTCGAGCGCGACGAGCGTGACGGGTTCGCGTTCGTCGAGTACGTCCGCGAGGAGTGA
- a CDS encoding cation:proton antiporter → MSDLLVTLATIFILAAVLLVATNRFPIPAVPVYIVAGLVLPPLVGDDLTLELAQWGIAFLVFIFGVNVEPGRFRTIAKDSEHVAAAQLVIVGGAALAVALGVGLETLDAAYFAIAAALSSSLVGQSLFRREIYLNLVHGRLVQSIHFIQDLFAIAVLLVLSAAVFTLDGVALKLGYGVILLATAVLFRVYAFDWLVKLSGDNDELIILSGIGLLIAFIGSSVAFEVSIAVGAFAAGLAVTRDFPNNLALLSGLDSLNTFFSAIFFVTLGSLVTIPATTTALLEVVLIAGLLTLFVVFVKPLVMVVLLLRRGYETRTACLTSFTLDQVSEFALIIAIQALLLERISEPVFQAIILASAITMITSAATKQYDETLSRIVARADVFSSSHEQLRTRSRVDSDLTDHVVIIGYGILGSRIAAVCDDLGIDVVVIDHDPAQLSRVRAEREYYVFGDAMVEDTLQLANVSESRLVYSTTADRILSDTLLSRVRDPDVIVRAKNTDEALELFEAGATYVAVPDLLASERLLEVIRELSAADGDTTQLRQREIAHLREATTVLRERGRGFVPMSKVMSEDTRADE, encoded by the coding sequence TTGGCGACGACCTGACGCTGGAACTCGCCCAGTGGGGGATCGCATTTCTGGTGTTCATCTTCGGGGTAAACGTCGAACCGGGTAGATTCCGAACGATTGCGAAAGACAGCGAGCACGTCGCTGCTGCACAGCTCGTGATCGTCGGGGGTGCAGCGCTCGCAGTAGCACTCGGGGTCGGTCTCGAGACGCTCGATGCGGCGTACTTCGCTATCGCCGCAGCACTCAGTTCCTCGCTCGTCGGTCAGAGCCTCTTCAGGCGAGAGATCTACCTCAATCTCGTTCACGGACGGCTCGTCCAGTCCATTCATTTCATTCAGGACCTGTTCGCGATCGCGGTCCTGCTCGTCCTCAGTGCAGCGGTCTTCACACTCGACGGAGTCGCACTCAAACTCGGATACGGCGTAATTCTGCTCGCCACCGCGGTTCTCTTTCGGGTTTATGCCTTCGACTGGCTCGTGAAACTTTCCGGCGACAACGACGAGCTCATTATCCTCTCCGGAATCGGACTTCTGATCGCGTTTATCGGAAGCTCCGTAGCGTTCGAGGTCTCGATCGCCGTTGGCGCCTTCGCTGCGGGGCTCGCAGTGACTCGAGACTTTCCGAACAACCTCGCACTGCTTTCCGGTCTGGACTCGCTCAACACCTTCTTCAGCGCGATCTTCTTCGTGACGCTCGGAAGCCTCGTTACGATCCCGGCGACGACGACGGCACTCCTCGAAGTCGTGCTGATCGCCGGGCTTCTCACGCTGTTCGTGGTTTTCGTCAAACCGCTCGTGATGGTCGTGTTGCTGCTTCGCCGAGGGTACGAGACACGCACCGCCTGCCTGACGAGTTTCACGCTCGATCAGGTCAGCGAGTTCGCGCTCATCATCGCTATTCAGGCACTGTTGCTCGAGCGGATCTCGGAGCCGGTGTTTCAGGCGATCATCCTGGCGTCCGCGATTACGATGATTACGTCTGCGGCCACCAAACAGTACGACGAGACGCTTTCGAGGATCGTTGCTCGGGCGGACGTCTTTAGCTCGAGCCACGAGCAGCTCCGAACGCGAAGCCGCGTCGATTCCGATCTCACCGACCACGTCGTTATCATCGGATACGGAATACTCGGTTCACGAATCGCCGCCGTTTGCGACGATCTCGGAATCGACGTCGTCGTAATCGACCACGATCCCGCACAGCTGTCTCGGGTACGAGCGGAGCGAGAGTACTACGTGTTCGGCGACGCGATGGTCGAGGATACGTTACAGTTAGCGAACGTCTCCGAGAGCCGCCTCGTCTATTCGACAACCGCGGATCGAATCCTCTCGGATACGCTTCTGTCACGCGTTCGTGATCCCGACGTCATCGTCCGCGCGAAAAACACGGACGAAGCGCTCGAACTGTTCGAAGCGGGTGCAACCTACGTCGCGGTCCCCGACTTGCTCGCCTCGGAACGGCTTCTCGAGGTGATCCGCGAACTCTCTGCGGCTGATGGTGACACTACCCAGCTTCGACAGCGTGAAATAGCGCACTTGCGCGAAGCGACGACTGTGCTCCGTGAGCGCGGACGGGGATTCGTACCGATGTCGAAAGTCATGAGTGAGGACACCCGTGCCGATGAGTAG